The region ACGAGCTCGTCGTCCTCGATGTACTCCAGCGCCTCTTCGAGCGTGAACACGATCGGCGGCGACAGGATGATTCCCTTGTCGGCCGAAGAAGAACGCATGTTGGTGAGCTGCTTGGCCTTTGACACGTTGACCACAAGGTCGCCTTCCTTGGCTGACTCGCCCACGATCATTCCCTCGTAGCACATGACGCCCGGGCCGATGAACAGCTTGCCGCGGGTCTGCAGCGAATCAAGGGCGAAGGCTACGGACTTGTCGGTCGCCATGGCGATCATCGAGCCGTTCTGGCGCCCGCCGAGATCTCCCTTGAACGGGCCGTACTCGGAGAAGTGGTGGAAGAGCACGCCCTCGCCGCGGGTGGCGTTCAGGACGCGAGTACGCAACCCCATCACACCTCGCGACGGGATCTTGAATTCGAGATGAACCTGATCGGCGCGCTGGACCATGTCCTTCATCTCGCCGCTGCGACTGCCGAAGATCTCGATGACTTTGCCGGCGTACTCGCTGGGCACATCGACTACGGCAAGCTCGATCGGCTCCAGAGTGCGTCCACCTTCCTTCTTCAGGATGACCTGCGGACGGCCGACCTGGAACTCGTAACCTTCGCGGCGCATCGTCTCCATCAGGACGGAGAGGTGCAAGACTCCGCGACCGGCGACTTCCATGCCGGACTTGTCCTCACACTCGGTGATGTTCATCGAGATGTTTGAGTCAGCCTCGCGAAGCAAGCGCTCCTTGATCTGGCGCCCTCCGACGATATCGCCTTCCTTGCCCACGAGCGGACTCGTGCTCGCCGCAAAGACAACCGACATCGTGGGTTCTTCGACGTGAATCGGGTCGAGCACGACCGGTTCGATCCTGCAGGTGAACATGTCGCCGATATCCGCGTCCTCGATACCCACGACCGCGCAGATGTCGCCCGCGTGTGCCTCGGCGGCCTCGACGCGGCCCATACCCTCGAACGTGAAGAGATTCTTCACGTTCGCTTGGTAGCGGCTTCCATCGTTCTTGACAACGAGAATGCGCTCTCCGTTGTGGATCGTGCCCGAGAACACGCGCCCGATTCCGATCCTACCGACAAAGCTCGAGTAGTCGATGGTGCAGACCTGCATCGCGACGGGACCGTCTATGTCGACATCCGGCGCAGGGATGTACTTGATGATCGCGTCGAGGAGCGGCACAAAATCCATGTTGCCGTCGTCTGGATCGAGCCGGGCATAGCCGCCCACAGCGCTCGTATAGATGATAGGGAAATCGAGCTGGCTATCGTCGGCACCCAACTCCACCATGAGATCGAAGACCTCGTCGACAACCTCGTGTGGCCGAGAACCGTCGCGATCGATCTTGTTGATCACGACCATCGGCTTGAGACCATGCTCGAGCGCATGTTTGAGTACGAACCGCGTCTGAGGCATGGGGCCCTCGAACGCATCGACGATCAGCAGCGCTCCATCAGCCATCTTGAGAACGCGCTCGACCTCTCCGCCGAAGTCGGCGTGACCGGGCGTGTCGATGACGTTGATCTTGGTGTCGCCATAGCGGATCGAGATGTTCTTCGCGAGGATTGTGATGCCGCGCTCGCGCTCTTGGTCATTTGAGTCAAGCACGCAGTCGGGTACCTGCTGGTTGTCGCGAAAGACGTGGGTGGTCTGCAGCAGCCGGTCGACCAGCGTGGTCTTGCCGTGGTCGACGTGGGCAATGATGGCAATGTTGCGTACATCGTTCTGGCGCATGAAAACTCCGGTGGTTGGGTGCATGCCGGCCCGCGGATGCGGGCGCGAAGACGTAGCGTAGCACGAAGTGGGCCAGCATAGCCGAAATGAGCGCGCTCTCGCGCCGCGCCGGCGCTCCTCCGCCTACCCCTCCGGCAGCGACAGTTCCAGCAGGCAGTGCCTCGATCCGCTCTTGCCGAGCCGATCGAGAAACGTCAGATCGAGTCCGGCACCGGCAAAGGTTCCCTCGTCCACCGCCGCCGCGATGTCGCACAAGGTATCGACTTCCTCGGCGGCAAGGCCCATCCGGCGCCAGGTCTCCACCAGCGGACATGCCTCCATGCGCAGCACGATCTGCACCGGACACCTGGCCTCGACTCCCGGCTCGAAGAGCGCCCCTTC is a window of Coriobacteriia bacterium DNA encoding:
- the typA gene encoding translational GTPase TypA encodes the protein MRQNDVRNIAIIAHVDHGKTTLVDRLLQTTHVFRDNQQVPDCVLDSNDQERERGITILAKNISIRYGDTKINVIDTPGHADFGGEVERVLKMADGALLIVDAFEGPMPQTRFVLKHALEHGLKPMVVINKIDRDGSRPHEVVDEVFDLMVELGADDSQLDFPIIYTSAVGGYARLDPDDGNMDFVPLLDAIIKYIPAPDVDIDGPVAMQVCTIDYSSFVGRIGIGRVFSGTIHNGERILVVKNDGSRYQANVKNLFTFEGMGRVEAAEAHAGDICAVVGIEDADIGDMFTCRIEPVVLDPIHVEEPTMSVVFAASTSPLVGKEGDIVGGRQIKERLLREADSNISMNITECEDKSGMEVAGRGVLHLSVLMETMRREGYEFQVGRPQVILKKEGGRTLEPIELAVVDVPSEYAGKVIEIFGSRSGEMKDMVQRADQVHLEFKIPSRGVMGLRTRVLNATRGEGVLFHHFSEYGPFKGDLGGRQNGSMIAMATDKSVAFALDSLQTRGKLFIGPGVMCYEGMIVGESAKEGDLVVNVSKAKQLTNMRSSSADKGIILSPPIVFTLEEALEYIEDDELVEITPKSIRLRKRLLSANDRKKAGRG